Proteins encoded by one window of Camelus bactrianus isolate YW-2024 breed Bactrian camel chromosome 9, ASM4877302v1, whole genome shotgun sequence:
- the LOC105073420 gene encoding haptoglobin, giving the protein MSSLGAVVALLLCGQLFTVEKGNETSDATGDHCPKAPEIANGYVEHLIRYGCKTYYKLRSEGDGVYVLNNKKQWTNKNVGEKLPECEAVCGKPKHPVKQVQRIMGGLLDAKGSFPWQAKMVSHHNLISGATLINEQWLLTTAKNLFLGHKNDTKAKDIAPTLRLYVGKKQQVEVEKVVLHPNYSNIDIGLIKLREKVPINEKVMPICLPSKDYAQVGRIGYVSGWGRNANFNFTEHLKYVMLPVAEQDKCVKHYEGSTVPEKKTKISPVGVQPILNQHTFCAGLSKYQEDTCYGDAGSAFAVHDEAEDTWYAAGILSFDKSCAVAEYSVYVKVPSILDWVQTTIAHN; this is encoded by the exons TTCCCTGGGAGCTGTCGTTGCCCTCCTGCTCTGCGGACAGCTCTTCACAGTGGAAAAAGGCAATGAGACCTCAGATGCCACAG GTGACCACTGCCCAAAGGCTCCTGAGATTGCAAATGGCTACGTGGAGCACTTAATTCGCTATGGGTGTAAGACCTACTATAAACTGCGCTCTGAAGGAGATG GAGTGTATGTCTTAAACAATAAGAAGCAGTGGACAAATAAAAACGTTGGGGAGAAACTCCCTGAATGCGAAGCAG TATGTGGAAAGCCCAAACATCCAGTGAAGCAGGTGCAGCGCATCATGGGTGGCTTGCTGGATGCCAAAGGCAGCTTTCCATGGCAGGCCAAGATGGTCTCCCACCATAATCTCATCTCAGGGGCCACGCTGATCAATGAGCAATGGCTGCTGACCACGGCTAAAAATCTCTTCCTGGGTcacaaaaatgacacaaaagcAAAAGACATTGCTCCAACTTTAAGACTCTATGTGGGGAAAAAACAGCAAGTGGAGGTCGAGAAGGTGGTTCTCCACCCTAACTACTCCAACATAGACATCGGGCTCATCAAACTCAGAGAGAAGGTGCCCATTAATGAGAAAGTAATGCCCATTTGCCTACCTTCGAAAGATTATGCCCAAGTAGGGCGTATAGGTTACGTGTCTGGCTGGGGGCGAAATGCCAACTTCAATTTTACTGAGCATCTGAAATACGTCATGCTGCCCGTGGCTGAGCAAGACAAATGTGTAAAGCACTATGAAGGCAGCACAGTGCccgaaaagaagacaaaaattagCCCTGTAGGAGTGCAGCCCATACTGAACCAGCACACCTTCTGTGCTGGCCTGTCCAAGTATCAGGAAGACACCTGCTACGGCGATGCCGGCAGCGCCTTTGCAGTTCACGATGAGGCTGAAGACACCTGGTATGCGGCCGGGATCCTGAGCTTTGACAAGAGCTGCGCTGTGGCCGAGTACAGTGTGTATGTGAAGGTGCCCTCCATTCTGGACTGGGTTCAGACAACCATAGCTCACAACTAA